The window TTTGAATACAATAAATGAAGTGCTGTACAGCATCTTCAAAGCCTCGTTGTTTTAAAGTTGTTTCCCATGATGAAGAAACTGTTGTAGATATTGCATTTTCTTCTTCGATTTCTGTGGTATTCATGTTTTTTACACGGATAATTGCTCCGTCTGTTATCAATTCTATTTGTTCTAAATTCGTTCCTGCTTTTCTATGCATAGCTGTGGTGAAAGATATATTTTGAGAGGATTCATACGTATGCTGAGCATATAAAAGTTGATTTTCATCGTTCGTATGAACAGTTCCATACAGCACACTAAGACCTCCATCACCCAACCAACGTACTGTATCGACTAAGTGAAGATAATCATCTAACATTGTGAACTCATAAGAATAAGGACCCACACTGTTCGTTCTGTGCTTTTCAACACGTACCCAAGCTAAATTGTTCGCTTTTTCCTTTGCTTTCACATACATTGGAGCAAAACGACGGTTAAATCCAACCATAAGCTTTCTTCCCAATTTTTCACTTAATTCGACTAATTTTTCTGCATCTGAAATAGATGCTGCCAATGGTTTATCGACATATACATCTATCCCTTTATTAAGCAGTTCCGAAACCACTTCATAATGTGATTCAGTAGAGCTGTGTACAAACACGGCATCACACTCTTGAGCCAATGCTGGTAAGCTATCAAAATCTTGTATACGATACTGATTGCAGATTGCCTTTCTCTTCTCTCTACTGGGTGAAAATGCACCCGCAAATGTCCAATCTGTTTCTTTTGAAAGAATAGGCAAATATGCTTTCTGAGCGATACCACCCAGTCCTACCATTCCGATTCTAGGTTTCATCAAATTAATCATCCTCTATCTATATAGATTTGGTACCATAGCTATTTTACAACCTTTTTATAGTATACAATTATGTATTTACTACTCCGCCCACTGGACTTTCTGTATTTTACAGTGCGATGAAACTTCCCATGAAGTATATAATAAACTCCGATTCCGAATAGAATGAAGATCGTACTATAAAAATATAAAGAACTATAGCCTAATTTTTCTGTTAACAGTCCGAATAAAAAGGAACCAATTCCAAATCCAAAATCAAATGTTAATAGGTAAGTAGCCCTAGCCAATGTCCTTTTTTCAACTGGTGCAATTTGAATGGCAATTGTTTGATGAATTGGAAAGATGGTTCCCTAACCTAAACCAATAAAGGCCGCCGAAAGAAGAAAAGATAGTAATGATGTTGAAACACTAAGTAAATATGTTCCAACAGCAAAAAGGAAAATTGTCGGATAGATAATTTTATTTGCTCCATAAATATCAAACCATTCCCCTGTAAAAGATCTCGAAATTAACCAGAGCGAAAAATCCAGAAATTAATGGAACGGGAATAGCAGAACCCTCAAATAAGGCCTTTATTCCTTTACTTGAATCTAAATTTTTGACTTCGTGTGTTACTGTGTTTTTTGGAATCCGAACAAATAAGCCTACAATCAAAGCAACTAGTGCCAATAAAGCATTAATGAAGAACAATTGATTTACTCCTCCGTGATGCATAATAGTTAACCCCAAAAAAGGTCCAACTACCATGCCAAAATTAAGTGTTAGTCCGTAATAGCCCATCCCTTCCCCTTTTCGTGATTCAGGGATGAGGTCTGCTACGATGACTCTGGTAGCTGTAGTTGCCATTCCAAATCCAATTCCATGGAAAAAGCGAACAATAAGTAGTGTTGTGATCGATTGCATTATAAAATATAAAAAAGATGAACGACAAACTATTAAGAAAGCTGTCAAAAAAACAGGATACTTTCCAATCCTTTCTATCCATTTGCTTGAATCGGAAGTTGGCTTACTGTTCAGGTATCATTACTCGCCCATTCGCAATTGTAAAGGTAAGAAAATTAGCGATTGAAATACTAATAAAATTTTTTGTTCATCATTTTGGCTTGAGCAATAAAATTCCTCCAATATTAATCTAATATTAAAAAAATAAAAGGGTTATTCTTTTATCTTTGACATCAGAACTTCACTCAAGATATCCCTTGTCCTCCATCTTTTTCAGAATTCTGCTTACATTGGGTTCGTCTTTAAAAGTTTCTAGCGCCAACTTTATTTGGATGCCTTTCGTTTACAAACTGTACCGAACACCCATAGGATGTTCGGTGAGAATAATTATTTTTCAGTTGCTGTATTCCCCATTGCAATAGAAATTCGATTCCAACTATTGATTTGATTAATTATTAGTACAAGGTCAACATATTGTCGCTCGTCATAATGTTCACGTACTCGTTGATAAAGCTCATCTGGCACACGTTTTGTCGGGATTAAAGTTACGTATTCTGTCAACTCAAGAGCCACTTTTTCTGCATCTGTGTAAAAAGTGCTCTCTCTCCAAGCACTAATACAATATAAACGTTGTTCCGTTTCTCCCATTTTTCTAGCATCAGCTGTATGCATGTTAAGACAATATGCACAACCATTTATTTGAGAAGCAAGAATTTTTATAAGTTCACGAAGTTTACGGTCTATACCTGTTGTTTTCGTATACTTCTCCATTTCCATCATTATTTTAAGTACTTCAGATGCTACATTGTAATAATCAACTCGTTGTTCCAAT is drawn from Psychrobacillus sp. INOP01 and contains these coding sequences:
- a CDS encoding Gfo/Idh/MocA family protein → MMKPRIGMVGLGGIAQKAYLPILSKETDWTFAGAFSPSREKRKAICNQYRIQDFDSLPALAQECDAVFVHSSTESHYEVVSELLNKGIDVYVDKPLAASISDAEKLVELSEKLGRKLMVGFNRRFAPMYVKAKEKANNLAWVRVEKHRTNSVGPYSYEFTMLDDYLHLVDTVRWLGDGGLSVLYGTVHTNDENQLLYAQHTYESSQNISFTTAMHRKAGTNLEQIELITDGAIIRVKNMNTTEIEEENAISTTVSSSWETTLKQRGFEDAVQHFIYCIQNDEQPLIDGLEGLKSQLLVDQLLKQK
- a CDS encoding MFS transporter, whose translation is MTAFLIVCRSSFLYFIMQSITTLLIVRFFHGIGFGMATTATRVIVADLIPESRKGEGMGYYGLTLNFGMVVGPFLGLTIMHHGGVNQLFFINALLALVALIVGLFVRIPKNTVTHEVKNLDSSKGIKALFEGSAIPVPLISGFFALVNFEIFYRGMV
- a CDS encoding carboxymuconolactone decarboxylase family protein; this encodes MEQRVDYYNVASEVLKIMMEMEKYTKTTGIDRKLRELIKILASQINGCAYCLNMHTADARKMGETEQRLYCISAWRESTFYTDAEKVALELTEYVTLIPTKRVPDELYQRVREHYDERQYVDLVLIINQINSWNRISIAMGNTATEK